A window of Cryptomeria japonica chromosome 3, Sugi_1.0, whole genome shotgun sequence contains these coding sequences:
- the LOC131064311 gene encoding transcription factor MYB23, whose product MARASLGVVLNQGPWTAEEDLLLKSYIEANGIQHWSTLPYKAGLMRCGKSCRLRWMNHLHPNVKHGHISPDGEDLIIRFHNLLGNRWSFIAGRVPGRTADEVKKYWNTHLSKKVTSKSFSLGKAVTQIVEGLPLNCGDHQQDSTALPVKYKQGHPYSQLRDTNMKYGGTELQDSTILEDRYKSDTAEDQFFSSAGSLAPWVIEINMEEDIFLPITQFERSIVTTDLFHLGLALTISIGRMISSDTRLLSSSYYRPEK is encoded by the exons ATGGCTCGAGCTTCTCTGGGTGTAGTACTTAACCAAGGACCATGGACTGCTGAGGAAGATTTGCTGTTGAAAAGTTATATTGAGGCTAATGGCATACAACATTGGAGCACTCTTCCCTACAAAGCTG GCTTGATGCGTTGTGGAAAGAGCTGCAGATTGCGTTGGATGAATCATCTGCACCCAAATGTTAAGCACGGCCATATTTCCCCAGATGGAGAGGATCTCATCATAAGGTTTCATAATCTACTTGGAAATCG ATGGTCTTTCATTGCAGGGCGAGTGCCAGGCAGGACAGCTGATGAAGTAAAGAAGTATTGGAATACACATTTGAGCAAAAAGGTTACCAGTAAATCCTTTTCATTGGGTAAGGCTGTGACACAGATTGTTGAGGGGCTGCCATTAAACTGTGGCGATCATCAGCAAG ATTCGACAGCTTTACCTGTGAAATATAAGCAAGGTCACCCATATTCACAATTAAGAGATACCAATATGAAATACGGTGGGACTGAACTACAAGATTCAACTATTTTAGAGGATCGCTATAAATCTGACACAGCTGAAGATCAATTCTTTAGCAGTGCAGGAAGTTTAGCACCCTGGGTTATTGAGATCAATATGGAAGAAGACATTTTTCTACCGATAACTCAGTTTGAGCGAAGTATTGTCACCACAGATTTATTTCATCTTGGACTTGCTCTGACAATCTCTATTGGGAGAATGATCTCGTCTGATACACGTTTGCTTTCTTCAAGTTATTACAGACCTGAGAAGTAG